One Cellulomonas soli DNA window includes the following coding sequences:
- a CDS encoding InlB B-repeat-containing protein, translated as MTRVHLRDAARLGVVRARRGRARHRGRRGWRSWVSAGLLVAVVAGGAASVLSPSGSAWASGSGDCVTGEDFLCLQGADTVLSAVGAGDVFDYDLGDLRDAPKTVQVVATFPDDSDAVNEPTLTIRLRNVVTAADLPGFEPTASGWTYTGVGLGAALEGVVVDGVYTPDVETLTYGAQTGTGTSASTTLPTGSVTYTFAEGTTSAAVAIKVAPDLAFGAGAGTVDSALVPGASSHTGAPITVTTAYRDDSAVWHTVRTAEVTRIRLTDTPSYHVAYSSSSATLTSTSGPVTQRVTLIRATDGLRILDDDAAVLDRTFWLRVACTYATWAVTDTGGYQVTPVGGCRADGWQHLKVEQRVHQSPTAIGVTFTYDAAKASGVDHALTPAVTALDTQLDGTGGISTTVLDGSTETASLRTWGGTPTLTVGGYEAPAFTVRPLAQGANEVYQGQQGNWLDAVYLENTGSAASGALTVTVSNGSPGTVGVTAVTIRHPAAQTGGACGASACGLVAVTAATSDAAGNPSGQRTVAFVAASAGATSTTVTVTGLGGTSAQYLTSLTFTYARSWPVGSAVTGASSLTDARILVQGTPLRPEADYADGMDYELGYTLTHPYHASDNAPLLVNSTLQCGDSASDIRQCTVTSQHELRPAAHVEVSSSSVRLTGLPAYLNAGDAVTGVTLAFQGGDPGIGGVKHLHGIFHAYLFENGDVSVDPSQVEVTYAGVTVRADQPGGPFRITKRTYESDGTTFAYYDVASTAPLTCRTSGSTLLAADACPQVTFGFRVAATVATTVLPAERYVAFGFEGLDCVGDGCVADEHDVATAAQLGAPGAHTASYNFRAALDLSAALVASTDAGLTFGSGYDVASGTGTTIVDAAAVQADSVSLRVALRNVAGATSSGTTHVWIPVPKQGESTRYTGNLGACDGALTASTPEGPFNTACDLQAAPFGWSLALDAPVTVTGADLPPGAATVGYATTNSAPDAGGSRYAWATVEQSGSGSDYRPWAAVDPTQVRMVHVAIAADLPADAVVTIDLPLTVPHSASELLALAGASDLFAARVYRSVPTYTGYSTTAPLRMVLRTGVVAGQVFLDADRSGARSTGDDAWPGAVVQAFRSGVAVGDPVTSDDQGRWAIYLDSLQPVDVRFSLLVTPDPSGEPTTPSARFHPGPGFGAGVSSPTPTADQAYATTSGVYPSKARGAPTGAGTSAYQFDDVDAAVIRPTMITLVPEGGRFDDDSSTRNRVRYQYLGGVVGSSADAVSRFGYTLAGWGASAGADPATAVDLTTTAVPTASTTYHAVWVPVQAPVTLDAEGGTVAGWDGPAAQAVQTRAVAYGSTVQLPTPTQEGQVFVAWCTTRSGTGVLDGCTTYTPGSMGYTQTSTTARTLYAKWRTATFALRFDLAGGTYQGASTPPAGADLAYGASATSSGLTWPDTAALAPPASPDPYVFAGWYTTQAGAPVARVTADTALTWANLGGAGVVGAGSTTDHTLVLTARWVHRGALVIDPAGGTTTGALPAAGRPDPGSSVTVAGRAVSAVEGSPASVTVGRLGYRFTGWTQLPTAAAVADGTYPWTGDRELFGWQLAATWQPLVGDLHLHDGATVVDVTGAVTFGQPVCAGALDPACPGALPTPARVGWVFTGWQSADGTTYVPGVTPFTDTTGLTADSTALAGLDLVARWRPVEVVIDFDARGGSAVTWSSTVALGSSPSLSGALTSRAGYDFAGWWLPDGDPGTPDDDTALTGATVWTRLVPDGTHVVAYARWTPRSYTVALDPVGGRVDGTATLSVTFGAAYGPLPSATRTGYRLVAWRTGYDPSADRTSGAAYAPAATGTWGTPADVTLYAEWEALRTTLVLHAGDGASVLGQPVALVTATYGTTLAGLPEPVRTGYVFTGWWTEPGGGRQVEAGSVWTDPEATVDLHARWRVRVLDVQILDGTRRTPAPAVGEVSLRVVKGSNDACAGAAQADVVCVDHGSRLADTGAGAALTGPFGWDMTGWGVLREGTWEPFDLTGDPVRSDLVVAASWAPKGFRVTLLVGTGDVPSATELAGGTSPWTRSTTSTSTVAYTSRLVDALPAGTLAPSATGFTFTGWACEAGPCPALDGTATMPAADLTWRATWVRDSYRVVYHLALPDGVDPGRVRVDAPTSGGSVPYGRTVPVPDDYAPPVVDGLDFGGWTVAGDVVVPGQSLAPAGSGGVLDLVAAWSTSRLSVTFDLGAAPDGTTAGDFSAGPLDVRTADGEVYAADRQITSYGRTLSAQDRPADPLAAPYSHVFLGWSRHPVATGPDDFYRFGADDPITADTVLYAQWQRREFTVSFDTNPGNGHDGRPKSVPDAPPAAQKVAYGDTLDTVDAPGAEGYWLTGWNTASDGSGTSFALGDGGTPVTGPITLYALWGNLRQAVVLGACGLLGVGGVGGAGWYSLRRRRAPLRRTPLGPALPARREVA; from the coding sequence GTGACGCGAGTGCACCTGCGGGACGCAGCGCGCCTCGGGGTGGTCCGGGCGAGGCGAGGCCGTGCCCGCCACCGGGGCCGACGCGGGTGGCGCTCGTGGGTCTCGGCAGGGCTGCTCGTGGCCGTCGTCGCGGGCGGCGCGGCGTCGGTGCTCTCACCGTCCGGGTCCGCATGGGCGTCCGGGAGCGGCGACTGCGTCACCGGTGAGGACTTCCTGTGCCTCCAGGGCGCCGACACGGTGCTCAGCGCCGTCGGTGCCGGGGACGTCTTCGACTACGACCTCGGGGACCTGCGCGACGCACCCAAGACCGTGCAGGTCGTGGCCACCTTCCCCGACGACTCCGACGCGGTGAACGAGCCGACGCTGACGATCCGGCTGCGCAACGTGGTGACGGCCGCCGACCTGCCCGGGTTCGAGCCGACGGCGTCCGGGTGGACGTACACCGGGGTGGGACTCGGCGCAGCCCTCGAAGGGGTCGTGGTCGACGGCGTCTACACCCCCGACGTGGAGACCCTGACGTACGGCGCGCAGACCGGCACGGGCACGAGCGCGTCGACCACGCTGCCGACGGGCTCGGTGACCTACACGTTCGCCGAGGGCACCACGTCGGCCGCGGTCGCGATCAAGGTCGCGCCCGACCTCGCCTTCGGCGCCGGGGCCGGCACCGTCGACTCCGCGCTGGTGCCGGGGGCCTCGTCGCACACCGGGGCCCCGATCACGGTGACCACCGCCTACCGGGACGACTCGGCCGTGTGGCACACGGTCAGGACCGCCGAGGTCACGCGCATCCGCCTCACCGACACGCCGTCGTACCACGTCGCCTACTCCAGCTCCTCCGCGACCCTGACCTCGACCTCGGGGCCCGTGACCCAGCGGGTGACCCTGATCCGCGCCACCGACGGCCTGCGGATCCTCGACGACGACGCGGCGGTCCTGGACCGGACGTTCTGGCTGCGGGTCGCCTGCACCTACGCGACCTGGGCGGTCACCGACACCGGGGGCTACCAGGTCACCCCCGTGGGTGGGTGCCGGGCCGACGGGTGGCAGCACCTCAAGGTCGAGCAGCGGGTGCACCAGTCGCCGACGGCAATCGGCGTGACCTTCACCTACGACGCCGCGAAGGCCTCCGGCGTCGACCACGCGCTGACCCCCGCGGTGACCGCGCTCGACACGCAGCTCGACGGCACCGGCGGGATCTCGACCACCGTGCTGGACGGCAGCACCGAGACCGCCTCGCTGCGCACGTGGGGCGGCACGCCCACCCTCACCGTCGGCGGGTACGAGGCCCCCGCCTTCACCGTCAGACCGCTCGCGCAGGGCGCCAACGAGGTCTACCAGGGCCAGCAGGGCAACTGGCTCGACGCGGTGTACCTGGAGAACACCGGCTCGGCCGCCAGCGGGGCGCTGACCGTGACCGTGAGCAACGGGTCGCCCGGCACCGTCGGGGTGACGGCCGTGACGATCCGACACCCCGCCGCGCAGACCGGCGGCGCCTGCGGGGCCTCGGCGTGCGGGCTCGTCGCCGTGACAGCTGCGACCTCGGACGCGGCCGGCAACCCCTCCGGGCAGCGCACCGTGGCCTTCGTCGCGGCGAGCGCCGGCGCGACCAGCACGACGGTCACGGTGACCGGCCTGGGCGGGACCTCGGCGCAGTACCTGACGTCGTTGACCTTCACCTACGCGCGCTCCTGGCCCGTCGGCTCGGCCGTGACCGGCGCGTCCTCGCTCACCGACGCACGGATCCTCGTGCAGGGCACGCCTCTGCGCCCCGAGGCCGACTACGCCGACGGCATGGACTACGAGCTCGGCTACACGCTGACCCACCCGTACCACGCGAGCGACAACGCGCCCCTGCTGGTCAACTCGACGCTGCAGTGCGGCGACTCCGCGAGCGACATCAGGCAGTGCACCGTGACCTCGCAGCACGAGCTGCGGCCGGCCGCGCACGTCGAGGTGTCCAGCAGCTCGGTGCGGCTGACCGGCCTGCCCGCCTACCTCAACGCCGGTGACGCCGTCACCGGCGTCACGCTCGCGTTCCAGGGGGGTGACCCGGGGATCGGCGGCGTCAAGCACCTGCACGGCATCTTCCATGCCTACCTGTTCGAGAACGGCGACGTGAGCGTCGACCCGTCGCAGGTCGAGGTGACCTACGCCGGGGTCACGGTCCGCGCCGACCAGCCGGGCGGTCCGTTCCGCATCACCAAGCGCACCTACGAGTCCGACGGGACCACCTTCGCCTACTACGACGTGGCGTCCACGGCACCGCTGACCTGCAGGACCTCGGGCTCGACGCTGCTCGCCGCCGATGCGTGCCCGCAGGTCACCTTCGGGTTCCGGGTGGCCGCGACGGTCGCGACCACGGTCCTGCCCGCCGAGCGGTACGTCGCCTTCGGGTTCGAGGGCCTGGACTGCGTCGGTGACGGGTGCGTCGCGGACGAGCACGACGTCGCGACGGCCGCGCAGCTCGGCGCCCCGGGCGCGCACACCGCGTCGTACAACTTCCGTGCCGCGCTGGACCTGTCGGCGGCCCTGGTGGCCTCCACCGACGCGGGACTGACCTTCGGCTCCGGCTACGACGTGGCCTCCGGGACCGGAACCACGATCGTGGACGCGGCCGCCGTCCAGGCCGACTCGGTGAGCCTGCGGGTCGCGTTGCGCAACGTGGCCGGGGCGACGTCGAGCGGCACCACCCACGTGTGGATCCCCGTGCCGAAGCAGGGCGAGTCCACGCGCTACACGGGCAACCTCGGGGCCTGCGACGGCGCGCTGACCGCGAGCACGCCGGAGGGGCCCTTCAACACGGCGTGCGACCTGCAGGCCGCACCGTTCGGCTGGTCGCTCGCGCTCGACGCACCGGTCACCGTCACGGGCGCCGACCTGCCCCCGGGCGCCGCGACCGTGGGCTACGCGACGACGAACAGCGCGCCCGACGCAGGGGGCTCCCGGTACGCGTGGGCCACGGTGGAGCAGTCCGGGAGCGGCTCCGACTACCGGCCGTGGGCCGCCGTCGACCCCACGCAGGTGCGGATGGTGCACGTCGCGATCGCCGCCGACCTGCCCGCCGACGCCGTGGTCACGATCGACCTGCCGCTCACGGTGCCGCACTCGGCGTCCGAGCTGTTGGCGCTGGCGGGCGCGAGCGACCTGTTCGCGGCCCGGGTGTACCGCAGCGTGCCCACGTACACCGGCTACTCGACGACGGCGCCGCTGCGGATGGTCCTGCGCACCGGGGTCGTGGCCGGCCAGGTGTTCCTCGACGCGGACCGCAGCGGGGCGCGCAGCACCGGGGACGACGCGTGGCCCGGCGCCGTGGTGCAGGCGTTCCGGTCGGGGGTCGCGGTGGGCGACCCGGTGACCAGCGACGACCAGGGACGCTGGGCCATCTACCTGGACTCGCTCCAACCGGTCGACGTGCGGTTCTCCCTGCTGGTCACCCCGGACCCGTCCGGCGAGCCGACGACCCCCTCGGCCCGGTTCCATCCCGGCCCGGGGTTCGGTGCCGGGGTGTCGTCGCCGACACCGACCGCCGACCAGGCGTACGCGACGACCTCCGGGGTGTACCCCTCCAAGGCCCGCGGTGCCCCGACCGGGGCCGGCACCAGCGCCTACCAGTTCGACGACGTCGACGCGGCCGTGATCCGGCCCACCATGATCACCCTCGTGCCCGAGGGCGGCCGGTTCGACGACGACTCGTCCACCCGGAACCGGGTGCGGTACCAGTACCTCGGCGGTGTCGTCGGCTCGTCCGCCGACGCGGTGTCCCGGTTCGGCTACACGCTCGCGGGCTGGGGCGCGAGTGCCGGCGCGGACCCTGCGACCGCGGTCGACCTGACCACGACGGCCGTCCCGACGGCCTCCACGACCTACCACGCGGTGTGGGTCCCGGTGCAGGCGCCGGTCACCCTCGACGCCGAGGGGGGAACCGTGGCCGGCTGGGACGGGCCCGCGGCGCAGGCGGTCCAGACCCGGGCCGTCGCCTACGGCAGCACCGTCCAGCTGCCGACACCGACCCAGGAGGGCCAGGTGTTCGTCGCCTGGTGCACCACCCGGTCCGGGACCGGCGTGCTCGACGGCTGCACGACGTACACGCCCGGGTCGATGGGCTACACCCAGACCTCCACCACCGCCCGCACGCTGTACGCGAAGTGGCGCACGGCCACGTTCGCGCTGCGCTTCGACCTGGCGGGGGGCACCTACCAGGGCGCGAGCACACCGCCCGCGGGGGCGGACCTCGCCTACGGCGCGAGCGCGACGTCCTCCGGTCTGACCTGGCCCGACACGGCCGCCCTGGCACCGCCCGCGAGCCCGGACCCCTACGTGTTCGCCGGCTGGTACACGACGCAGGCGGGCGCACCTGTCGCGCGGGTGACCGCTGACACGGCGTTGACCTGGGCGAACCTGGGAGGCGCCGGTGTGGTCGGTGCCGGCAGCACCACGGACCACACGCTGGTCCTGACGGCCCGGTGGGTGCACCGTGGCGCCCTGGTGATCGACCCGGCGGGTGGGACGACGACCGGTGCTCTGCCGGCCGCCGGTCGCCCGGACCCCGGCTCGTCGGTGACCGTCGCCGGACGAGCGGTCTCGGCGGTCGAGGGCTCGCCCGCGTCCGTGACGGTCGGTCGGCTCGGCTACCGCTTCACCGGGTGGACGCAGCTGCCGACGGCTGCCGCGGTGGCGGACGGCACCTACCCGTGGACCGGTGACCGTGAGCTGTTCGGCTGGCAGCTCGCCGCGACCTGGCAGCCGCTGGTCGGCGACCTGCACCTGCACGACGGCGCCACCGTCGTCGACGTCACCGGGGCGGTGACGTTCGGGCAGCCGGTCTGCGCCGGTGCCCTCGACCCGGCGTGCCCGGGCGCACTTCCCACCCCCGCCCGCGTCGGCTGGGTCTTCACGGGCTGGCAGAGCGCCGACGGCACGACGTACGTGCCGGGCGTCACCCCGTTCACGGACACCACCGGCCTGACGGCCGACTCGACGGCCCTGGCCGGCCTCGACCTGGTCGCCCGCTGGCGCCCCGTGGAGGTGGTCATCGACTTCGACGCCCGCGGCGGCAGCGCGGTCACGTGGTCGTCGACGGTCGCCCTCGGCAGCTCGCCGAGCCTGTCCGGTGCGCTGACCAGCCGCGCCGGGTACGACTTCGCCGGCTGGTGGCTGCCGGACGGGGACCCGGGCACCCCGGACGACGACACCGCCCTGACCGGGGCCACCGTGTGGACCAGGCTCGTCCCGGACGGGACGCACGTCGTGGCGTACGCCCGGTGGACCCCGCGGTCGTACACGGTGGCCCTCGACCCCGTCGGCGGCCGGGTGGACGGCACGGCGACCCTGTCGGTGACGTTCGGTGCGGCGTACGGCCCGCTGCCGTCCGCGACCCGGACCGGGTACCGGCTCGTCGCGTGGCGCACCGGGTACGACCCGAGCGCCGACCGGACCAGCGGCGCCGCCTACGCCCCGGCCGCCACGGGGACCTGGGGTACCCCGGCCGACGTCACCCTGTACGCCGAGTGGGAGGCGCTGCGCACCACCCTGGTGCTGCACGCCGGTGACGGTGCCAGCGTCCTCGGGCAACCGGTCGCGCTCGTCACGGCCACCTACGGCACGACGCTCGCGGGGCTGCCCGAGCCGGTGCGCACGGGCTACGTCTTCACCGGGTGGTGGACCGAGCCCGGCGGCGGCCGGCAGGTCGAGGCGGGCTCCGTGTGGACCGACCCGGAGGCCACGGTCGACCTGCACGCGCGGTGGCGGGTCCGCGTGCTGGACGTCCAGATCCTCGATGGCACGCGCCGCACGCCGGCTCCGGCCGTCGGCGAGGTGTCCCTCAGGGTGGTGAAAGGCAGCAACGACGCTTGTGCGGGGGCTGCGCAGGCCGATGTGGTGTGTGTGGACCATGGATCGCGGCTGGCGGACACCGGTGCCGGTGCTGCCCTCACCGGTCCGTTCGGATGGGACATGACGGGCTGGGGGGTGCTGCGCGAGGGCACGTGGGAGCCGTTCGACCTGACCGGTGACCCGGTGCGGTCCGACCTGGTCGTGGCCGCGTCGTGGGCGCCGAAGGGCTTCCGGGTGACGCTCCTGGTGGGCACGGGCGACGTGCCGTCCGCGACCGAGCTGGCCGGTGGGACCAGCCCGTGGACCCGGTCCACGACGTCGACCAGCACCGTCGCGTACACCAGCAGACTGGTCGACGCCCTGCCTGCGGGGACGCTCGCGCCCAGCGCCACGGGCTTCACCTTCACCGGCTGGGCGTGCGAGGCCGGGCCGTGCCCAGCCCTGGACGGCACGGCGACGATGCCGGCGGCGGACCTGACGTGGCGTGCCACGTGGGTCCGGGACAGCTATCGCGTCGTCTACCACCTGGCCCTGCCCGACGGCGTGGACCCGGGGCGGGTGCGCGTCGACGCGCCGACCAGCGGCGGCTCCGTGCCGTACGGGCGGACCGTGCCGGTGCCGGACGACTACGCCCCGCCCGTGGTCGACGGCCTGGACTTCGGCGGCTGGACGGTCGCCGGTGACGTCGTCGTTCCGGGGCAGAGCCTCGCGCCGGCGGGCTCAGGCGGTGTGCTCGACCTGGTGGCCGCCTGGTCGACGTCCCGCCTGAGCGTGACCTTCGACCTCGGGGCGGCCCCGGACGGGACGACGGCCGGTGACTTCTCGGCGGGCCCGCTCGACGTACGGACCGCCGACGGCGAGGTGTACGCCGCGGATCGCCAGATCACCTCGTACGGCCGCACGCTGAGCGCGCAGGACCGTCCTGCCGACCCGCTCGCCGCGCCCTACTCGCACGTCTTCCTCGGCTGGTCGCGGCACCCGGTGGCGACGGGCCCGGACGACTTCTACCGCTTCGGGGCCGACGACCCGATCACGGCCGACACCGTGCTGTACGCGCAGTGGCAGCGCCGCGAGTTCACCGTCTCCTTCGACACCAACCCCGGCAACGGCCACGACGGCCGGCCCAAGTCGGTCCCGGACGCGCCCCCGGCCGCGCAGAAGGTCGCCTACGGCGACACGCTCGACACGGTCGACGCCCCCGGTGCCGAGGGCTACTGGCTGACCGGGTGGAACACCGCGTCCGACGGCTCGGGCACGAGCTTCGCCCTCGGCGACGGCGGTACCCCGGTGACGGGCCCCATCACCCTCTACGCCCTGTGGGGCAACCTCCGGCAGGCCGTCGTGCTCGGCGCCTGCGGACTGCTCGGCGTCGGCGGGGTCGGCGGTGCCGGCTGGTACTCGCTGCGTCGTCGCCGCGCGCCCCTGCGGCGCACCCCGCTCGGTCCCGCTCTGCCCGCCCGACGTGAGGTCGCCTGA